From the Calliopsis andreniformis isolate RMS-2024a chromosome 4, iyCalAndr_principal, whole genome shotgun sequence genome, one window contains:
- the LOC143177901 gene encoding peroxisomal membrane protein 2: MALSKPSNLILQLTSAYFERLYTSPVKTKAITSCIIATLGNFLSQKISGAKNINKDSLLAFALFGLFFGGTVPHYFYMNIQPLVKNPLLFLLIERCLYTPCFQALALYVLALFEGNTHNDACKQMKKLYWPILTANLRYLTLLQYINFKYVPPVLRVLMANLIGFFWTIFLAQQRAKQAKTKGVRK; the protein is encoded by the exons ATGGCACTCTCGAAACCATCGAACTTAATTCTTCAACTTACCAGTGCTTATTTCGAGCGTCTTTACACTAGTCCAGTAAAAACTAAAGCGATTACTAG CTGCATTATCGCCACTTTAGGCAATTTCCTATCGCAAAAAATTTCAGGGGCAAAGAATATAAACAAGGACAGTTTACTCGCGTTTGCTTTGTTTGG ATTATTCTTTGGTGGCACTGTACCACATTATTTTTACATGAATATACAGCCTCTTGTGAAGAATCCTCTTCTGTTTTTGTTAATAGAGAGATGTCTGTATACACCATGTTTTCAAGCATTGGCATTATATGTGCTAGCTTTGTTTGAG GGTAATACACATAACGATGCTTGCAAACAGATGAAAAAATTATATTGGCCAATACTTACTGCAAATTTAAGATATTTAACATTGCTGCAATACATTAATTTCAAATATGTTCCACCAGTT TTACGTGTTCTGATGGCAAATTTGATTGGTTTCTTCTGGACTATATTTCTTGCACAGCAACGAGCCAAACAAGCAAAAACCAAAGGAGTAAGAAAGTAA